The following are encoded in a window of Pectinophora gossypiella chromosome 24, ilPecGoss1.1, whole genome shotgun sequence genomic DNA:
- the LOC126377760 gene encoding TRIO and F-actin-binding protein-like, whose translation MPLEDEIVPRRRLTSRDEPSRAEPRRAETSRDEPRRAETSRDEPRRAETSRDEPRRAETSRDEPRRAETSRDEPSRAETSRAEPSRAEPIQAGSAAGERAGSAAGERRRFTRRHNERHSQRRRGEGQEVRRSSAAKGIERSDSPTFSSKDVLNIVESLVNLRS comes from the coding sequence atgcctcttgaagacgagatcgttccacgaagacgactgacgagccgagacgagccgagccgagccgagccgagacgagccgagacgagccgagacgagccgagacgagccgagacgagccgagacgagccgagacgagccgagacgagccgagacgagccgagacgagccgagacgagccgagacgagccgagacgagccgagacgagccgagacgagccgagccgagccgagacgagccgagccgagccgagccgagccgagccgatacaagccgggagcgcagccggagagagagccgggagtgcagccggagagagacgtcgcttcacgcgtcggcacaacgagcgacacagccaacgacgtcgcggcgaagggcaggaggtgcgacgttcgtcggcagctaagggaatagaaaggtcagatagccctacattttcatctaaagatgttcttaatattgttgaatcattagttaacttaagatcttaa